One part of the Solanum dulcamara chromosome 8, daSolDulc1.2, whole genome shotgun sequence genome encodes these proteins:
- the LOC129901271 gene encoding sm-like protein LSM1B → MSWASPEDIYLSTSLASYLDKKLLVLLRDGRKLLGTLRSFDQFANAVLEGACERVIVGEIYCDIPLGLYIIRGENVVLIGELDVDKEELPPHMTRVPEAEIRRAQKAEREATDLKGTMRKRMEFLDMD, encoded by the exons ATGTCTTGGGCAAGTCCAGAAGATATCTATCTCTCTACTTCTCTTGCTAGCTATCTTGATA AGAAACTTCTCGTGTTGCTGCGAGATGGCCGGAAGCTTTTGGGGACACTTCGTTCTTTTGACCAATTTG CTAATGCTGTTCTAGAAGGTGCATGTGAGCGTGTTATTGTTGGTGAAATCTACTGTGATATTCCGTTAGGTCTTTATATTATAAGAGGGGAAAATGTCGTGTTAATTGGCGAGTTG GATGTAGATAAGGAGGAACTTCCACCCCACATGACTCGTGTCCCAGAAGCTGAGATAAGAAGG GCCCAAAAAGCAGAAAGGGAGGCTACAGATCTTAAAGGTACAATGAGAAAGAGGATGGAATTCCTTGATATGGATTGA
- the LOC129900913 gene encoding protein NEGATIVE GRAVITROPIC RESPONSE OF ROOTS-like yields MKLFSWMQNKFNGGGQLGKKVQTKNQANQERPRNEEFNGWPDSLLAIGTFGASSSSLNAKSETTENIQNQNDNEILEDTNYYNEQSSSLDLTEFTPEEVGKLQKELTKLLSKKPAAAAKLAAAEGRQDGNLPLDRFLNCPSSLEVDRRTSSRFSSTNSEIYENLDEQEIDRTIRAIIGRCKDHVCKTNNKKTVNGMKSVSFLLKKMFVCSSGFTPTPNLYDAFPESRMEKLLRTILSKKIIPQSSSRISTKRYLEERCAPKEETEEKKREKTCDGSKWVKTDSDFIVLEI; encoded by the exons ATGAAG TTGTTTAGCTGGATGCAAAATAAGTTCAATGGTGGTGGGCAATTAGGGAAAAAAGTTCAAACCAAAA ATCAGGCAAATCAAGAACGTCCTCGAAACGAAGAATTCAACGGTTGGCCTGATTCATTACTAGCCATTGGAACTTTTGGTGCCAGCAGCAGTTCTCTAAATGCAAAATCAGAGACCACCGAAAACATACAAAATCAAAATGATAATGAAATCTTAGAGGACACAAATTATTACAATGAGCAAAGTTCCTCTCTGGATTTAACAGAATTCACACCTGAAGAAGTTGGCAAATTACAAAAAGAACTAACAAAACTACTATCAAAAAAACCGGCGGCTGCGGCTAAATTAGCAGCAGCCGAAGGTAGACAAGATGGTAATCTCCCATTGGACAGATTCCTGAATTGCCCGTCAAGTTTGGAAGTCGATCGAAGGACTTCCAGCAGATTTAGCAGTACCAATTCGGAGATTTATGAAAATCTTGATGAGCAAGAAATTGATAGGACTATTAGAGCAATTATTGGGAGATGCAAGGACCATGTTTGCAAGACCAATAATAAAAAGACAGTAAATGGGATGAAATCAGTTTCCTTTCTTCTCAAAAAAATGTTCGTTTGCTCAAGTGGTTTTACACCTACTCCTAATTTGTATGACGCATTTCCGGAATCGAGAATGGAGAAG CTTTTAAGGACAATactttcaaagaaaataatCCCTCAAAGTAGCTCTAGAATATCAACAAAGAGATATTTAGAGGAGCGATGTGCACCAAAGGAAGAAACAGAAGAGAAAAAACGAGAGAAAACTTGTGATGGATCTAAATGGGTCAAAACCGATTCGGATT TTATTGTTCTGGAAATTTGA
- the LOC129899337 gene encoding uncharacterized protein LOC129899337, whose product MSIISDAIVMNAAEAQTVKAKLTAPIDVDFAKCDCCGLTEECTLSYIETIRQRYQGKWICGLCAEAIKDEIIRCEMLITAEEALNRHLNFCKSFSSSSPPLNPTVHLIAAMRQIVRRSLESPKLLRSMSSNPAEISGEMKHAVIVRSESCIPALSLVDSSSFHAMGLDGGCE is encoded by the coding sequence ATGTCGATAATCAGCGATGCAATTGTGATGAATGCGGCTGAGGCACAAACAGTTAAAGCAAAACTTACAGCGCCGATTGATGTTGATTTCGCCAAATGCGACTGCTGTGGATTGACGGAGGAATGTACTCTGTCGTATATAGAAACAATCCGGCAGAGGTACCAAGGGAAGTGGATTTGTGGATTGTGTGCGGAGGCAATCAAGGACGAGATCATTCGATGTGAGATGTTGATTACTGCGGAAGAGGCATTGAATCGTCACCTCAATTTCTGTAAGAGTTTCAGTTCGTCTAGCCCGCCATTGAATCCGACTGTTCACTTAATTGCTGCAATGAGGCAGATTGTGAGGCGGAGTTTGGAATCTCCGAAATTGCTTAGGTCGATGTCTAGTAACCCGGCGGAGATTAGCGGAGAGATGAAGCATGCAGTGATTGTTAGATCGGAAAGTTGTATCCCTGCACTTTCTTTGGTGGATTCGAGTTCGTTTCATGCCATGGGATTGGATGGAGGTTGTGAATGA